A stretch of Acropora palmata chromosome 9, jaAcrPala1.3, whole genome shotgun sequence DNA encodes these proteins:
- the LOC141892812 gene encoding uncharacterized protein LOC141892812 isoform X1, whose product MNTQMKMRFLYVFIAAVIVEYAYSSPSCAEIKNINKDAANGIFIIDTPSWKSCAEIKNKSKEAVSGVYTIETGCGTKLEVYCEMTLGGGGFTFLPRGLTRMKDAKQIVDSLFTDKKNVLLKLMHRTQKQEYYTLIQPHPSWRNQDFGIRVNAFSDYTIPQNHFMKDYILLGIIPKHLAGNGLQGFVSNHRTIQFSNCDRNANSLFAFLPNHNQQTPSGYHGNNLVYERLGVAFDWRQAAKPIDNPPRTMPNEFFFLTELHFGGCGTYTSSDRWRSFQATAIGIR is encoded by the exons atgaatacg CAGATGAAAATGCGGTTTCTCTATGTTTTTATTGCTGCGGTCATTGTTGAATATGCT TATTCATCGCCGAGCTGCGCAGAAATAAAGAACATAAACAAAGACGCTGCAAATGGCATCTTCATCATTGACACT ccTTCATGGAAAAGCTGCGCagaaataaagaacaaaagcaaGGAGGCTGTGAGTGGTGTGTATACCATTGAAACTGGTTGCGGTACAAAGCTTGAGGTTTACTGCGAGATGACACTCGGAGGCGGTGGCTTCACCTTTCTACCTCGTGGTCTAACTCGCATGAAAGACGCCAAGCAAATTGTGGACAGTCTGTTCACTGACAAGAAGAACGTCCTCTTAAAATTGATGCATCGTACCCAAAAACAAGAGTATTATACTCTGATTCAACCCCACCCTTCTTGGAGAAACCAAGACTTTGGCATCAGAGTGAATGCTTTCTCTGACTACACCATCCCACAGAATCATTTCATGAAGGACTACATCTTGTTGGGCATCATTCCGAAACACCTTGCCGGAAACGGGTTGCAAGGTTTCGTATCCAACCACCGCACCATCCAGTTTTCTAACTGTGACAGGAATGCGAACAGCTTATTCGCCTTCTTGCCGAACCACAACCAACAAACGCCATCAGGCTACCACGGCAATAACCTTGTGTACGAAAGGTTGGGCGTCGCTTTTGATTGGCGTCAGGCAGCCAAACCTATCGACAACCCACCTCGCACAATGCCCAACGAGTTCTTCTTCTTGACCGAGCTGCATTTTGGGGGATGCGGAACTTACACCTCCAGTGATCGCTGGCGCTCATTCCAGGCAACAGCCATTGGAATCCGCTAA
- the LOC141892812 gene encoding uncharacterized protein LOC141892812 isoform X2, with amino-acid sequence MNTMKMRFLYVFIAAVIVEYAYSSPSCAEIKNINKDAANGIFIIDTPSWKSCAEIKNKSKEAVSGVYTIETGCGTKLEVYCEMTLGGGGFTFLPRGLTRMKDAKQIVDSLFTDKKNVLLKLMHRTQKQEYYTLIQPHPSWRNQDFGIRVNAFSDYTIPQNHFMKDYILLGIIPKHLAGNGLQGFVSNHRTIQFSNCDRNANSLFAFLPNHNQQTPSGYHGNNLVYERLGVAFDWRQAAKPIDNPPRTMPNEFFFLTELHFGGCGTYTSSDRWRSFQATAIGIR; translated from the exons atgaatacg ATGAAAATGCGGTTTCTCTATGTTTTTATTGCTGCGGTCATTGTTGAATATGCT TATTCATCGCCGAGCTGCGCAGAAATAAAGAACATAAACAAAGACGCTGCAAATGGCATCTTCATCATTGACACT ccTTCATGGAAAAGCTGCGCagaaataaagaacaaaagcaaGGAGGCTGTGAGTGGTGTGTATACCATTGAAACTGGTTGCGGTACAAAGCTTGAGGTTTACTGCGAGATGACACTCGGAGGCGGTGGCTTCACCTTTCTACCTCGTGGTCTAACTCGCATGAAAGACGCCAAGCAAATTGTGGACAGTCTGTTCACTGACAAGAAGAACGTCCTCTTAAAATTGATGCATCGTACCCAAAAACAAGAGTATTATACTCTGATTCAACCCCACCCTTCTTGGAGAAACCAAGACTTTGGCATCAGAGTGAATGCTTTCTCTGACTACACCATCCCACAGAATCATTTCATGAAGGACTACATCTTGTTGGGCATCATTCCGAAACACCTTGCCGGAAACGGGTTGCAAGGTTTCGTATCCAACCACCGCACCATCCAGTTTTCTAACTGTGACAGGAATGCGAACAGCTTATTCGCCTTCTTGCCGAACCACAACCAACAAACGCCATCAGGCTACCACGGCAATAACCTTGTGTACGAAAGGTTGGGCGTCGCTTTTGATTGGCGTCAGGCAGCCAAACCTATCGACAACCCACCTCGCACAATGCCCAACGAGTTCTTCTTCTTGACCGAGCTGCATTTTGGGGGATGCGGAACTTACACCTCCAGTGATCGCTGGCGCTCATTCCAGGCAACAGCCATTGGAATCCGCTAA
- the LOC141892812 gene encoding uncharacterized protein LOC141892812 isoform X3, protein MKMRFLYVFIAAVIVEYAYSSPSCAEIKNINKDAANGIFIIDTPSWKSCAEIKNKSKEAVSGVYTIETGCGTKLEVYCEMTLGGGGFTFLPRGLTRMKDAKQIVDSLFTDKKNVLLKLMHRTQKQEYYTLIQPHPSWRNQDFGIRVNAFSDYTIPQNHFMKDYILLGIIPKHLAGNGLQGFVSNHRTIQFSNCDRNANSLFAFLPNHNQQTPSGYHGNNLVYERLGVAFDWRQAAKPIDNPPRTMPNEFFFLTELHFGGCGTYTSSDRWRSFQATAIGIR, encoded by the exons ATGAAAATGCGGTTTCTCTATGTTTTTATTGCTGCGGTCATTGTTGAATATGCT TATTCATCGCCGAGCTGCGCAGAAATAAAGAACATAAACAAAGACGCTGCAAATGGCATCTTCATCATTGACACT ccTTCATGGAAAAGCTGCGCagaaataaagaacaaaagcaaGGAGGCTGTGAGTGGTGTGTATACCATTGAAACTGGTTGCGGTACAAAGCTTGAGGTTTACTGCGAGATGACACTCGGAGGCGGTGGCTTCACCTTTCTACCTCGTGGTCTAACTCGCATGAAAGACGCCAAGCAAATTGTGGACAGTCTGTTCACTGACAAGAAGAACGTCCTCTTAAAATTGATGCATCGTACCCAAAAACAAGAGTATTATACTCTGATTCAACCCCACCCTTCTTGGAGAAACCAAGACTTTGGCATCAGAGTGAATGCTTTCTCTGACTACACCATCCCACAGAATCATTTCATGAAGGACTACATCTTGTTGGGCATCATTCCGAAACACCTTGCCGGAAACGGGTTGCAAGGTTTCGTATCCAACCACCGCACCATCCAGTTTTCTAACTGTGACAGGAATGCGAACAGCTTATTCGCCTTCTTGCCGAACCACAACCAACAAACGCCATCAGGCTACCACGGCAATAACCTTGTGTACGAAAGGTTGGGCGTCGCTTTTGATTGGCGTCAGGCAGCCAAACCTATCGACAACCCACCTCGCACAATGCCCAACGAGTTCTTCTTCTTGACCGAGCTGCATTTTGGGGGATGCGGAACTTACACCTCCAGTGATCGCTGGCGCTCATTCCAGGCAACAGCCATTGGAATCCGCTAA
- the LOC141892952 gene encoding uncharacterized protein LOC141892952, giving the protein MKMQLLSVFIAAVIVEYAYSSPSCAEIKNNTKNAANGIFIIDTSSWKSCAEVKNKSKEAVSGVYTIETGCGTNLEVYCEMTLGRGGFTFLPRGLTRMKDAKQIVDSLFTDKKNVLLKLMHRTKKQEYYTLIQPHPSWRNQDFGIRVNAFSDYTIPQNHFMKDYLLLGIIPKHLAAKPENKSQGFVSNHRTIQFSNCDKNPNSLFAFLPNHNQQTPSGYHGNNLVYERRGVAFDWRKTAKPIDNPPRTMPNEFFFLTELHFGGCGCYTSSNRWRLFQATAIGIR; this is encoded by the exons ATGAAAATGCAGCTTCTCAGTGTTTTTATTGCTGCGGTCATTGTTGAATATGCT TATTCATCTCCGAGCTGCGCAGAAATAAAGAACAACACCAAGAACGCTGCGAATGGCATCTTCATCATTGACACT tcgTCATGGAAAAGCTGCGCAGAAGTAAAGAACAAAAGCAAGGAGGCTGTGAGTGGTGTGTACACCATTGAAACTGGTTGCGGTACAAACCTTGAGGTTTACTGCGAGATGACACTCGGACGCGGTGGCTTCACCTTTCTACCTCGTGGTCTAACTCGCATGAAAGACGCCAAGCAAATTGTGGACAGTCTGTTCACTGACAAGAAGAACGTCCTCTTAAAATTGATGCATCGTACCAAAAAACAAGAGTATTATACTCTGATTCAACCCCACCCTTCTTGGAGAAACCAAGACTTTGGCATCAGAGTGAATGCTTTCTCTGACTACACCATCCCACAGAATCATTTCATGAAGGACTACCTCTTGTTGGGCATCATTCCGAAACACCTTGCCGCTAAACCAGAAAACAAGTCGCAAGGTTTCGTATCCAACCACCGCACCATCCAGTTTTCTAACTGTGACAAGAATCCGAACAGCTTATTCGCCTTCTTGCCGAACCACAACCAACAAACGCCATCAGGCTACCACGGCAATAACCTTGTGTACGAAAGAAGGGGCGTCGCTTTTGATTGGCGTAAGACAGCCAAACCTATCGACAACCCACCTCGCACAATGCCCAACGAGTTCTTCTTCTTGACCGAGCTGCATTTTGGGGGATGCGGATGTTACACCTCCAGTAATCGCTGGCGCTTATTCCAGGCAACAGCCATTGGAATCCGCTAA
- the LOC141892890 gene encoding uncharacterized protein LOC141892890, whose product MKMRLLSVLIAVAFVECAHSWSSCAEIKNNNREAVNGVYTIETKDCGAKLDVYCEMTLGGGGFTFLPRGLTRMKDAKQIVGNLFTDKKNVLLKLMHRTKKQEYYTLIQPHPSWRNQDFGIRVNAFSDYTVPKNHFMKDYLLLGTIPKHLAAKTENRLQGFVSNHRTIQFSNCDKNPNSLFAFLPNHNQQTPSGYHGNNLVYERRGVAFDWRKTAKPIDNPPRTMPNEFFFLTELHFGGCGCYTSSNRWRLFQATAIGIR is encoded by the exons ATGAAAATGCGGCTTCTCAGTGTTCTCATTGCTGTGGCTTTTGTTGAATGCGCT cattcaTGGAGTAGCTGCGCAGAaataaagaacaacaacagGGAGGCTGTGAATGGTGTATACACCATTGAAACCAAAGATTGCGGTGCGAAGCTTGACGTTTATTGCGAGATGACACTCGGAGGCGGTGGCTTCACCTTTCTACCTCGTGGTCTAACTCGCATGAAAGACGCCAAGCAAATTGTTGGCAATCTGTTCACTGACAAGAAGAACGTCCTCTTAAAATTGATGCATCGTACCAAAAAACAAGAGTATTATACTCTGATTCAACCCCACCCTTCTTGGAGAAACCAAGACTTTGGCATCAGAGTGAATGCTTTCTCTGACTACACCGTCCCAAAGAATCATTTCATGAAGGACTACCTCTTGTTGGGCACCATTCCGAAACACCTTGCCGCAAAAACGGAAAACAGATTGCAAGGTTTCGTATCCAACCACCGCACCATCCAGTTTTCTAACTGTGACAAGAATCCGAACAGCTTATTCGCCTTCTTGCCGAACCACAACCAACAAACGCCATCAGGCTACCACGGCAATAACCTTGTGTACGAAAGAAGGGGCGTCGCTTTTGATTGGCGTAAGACAGCCAAACCTATCGACAACCCACCTCGCACAATGCCCAACGAGTTCTTCTTCTTGACCGAGCTGCATTTTGGGGGATGCGGATGTTACACCTCCAGTAATCGCTGGCGCTTATTCCAGGCAACAGCCATTGGAATCCGCTAA
- the LOC141892287 gene encoding uncharacterized protein LOC141892287: MKMRLLSVLIAVAFVECAHSWSSCAEIKNNNREAVNGVYTIETKDCGAKLDVYCEMTLGGGGFTFLPRGLTRMKDAKQIVGNLFTDKKNVLLKLMHRTKKQEYYTLIQPHPSWRNQDFGIRVNAFSDYTVPKNHFMKDYLLLGTIPKHLAAKTENRLQGFVSNHRTIQFSNCDKNPNSLFAFLPNHNQQTPSGYHGNNLVYERRGVAFDWRKTAKPIDNPPRTMPNEFFFLTELHFGGCGCYTSSNRWRSFQATAIGIR; the protein is encoded by the exons ATGAAAATGCGGCTTCTCAGTGTTCTCATTGCTGTGGCTTTTGTTGAATGCGCT cattcaTGGAGTAGCTGCGCAGAaataaagaacaacaacagGGAGGCTGTGAATGGTGTATACACCATTGAAACCAAAGATTGCGGTGCGAAGCTTGACGTTTATTGCGAGATGACACTCGGAGGCGGTGGCTTCACCTTTCTACCTCGTGGTCTAACTCGCATGAAAGACGCCAAGCAAATTGTTGGCAATCTGTTCACTGACAAGAAGAACGTCCTCTTAAAATTGATGCATCGTACCAAAAAACAAGAGTATTATACTCTGATTCAACCCCACCCTTCTTGGAGAAACCAAGACTTTGGCATCAGAGTGAATGCTTTCTCTGACTACACCGTCCCAAAGAATCATTTCATGAAGGACTACCTCTTGTTGGGCACCATTCCGAAACACCTTGCCGCAAAAACGGAAAACAGATTGCAAGGTTTCGTATCCAACCACCGCACCATCCAGTTTTCTAACTGTGACAAGAATCCGAACAGCTTATTCGCCTTCTTGCCGAACCACAACCAACAAACGCCATCAGGCTACCACGGCAATAACCTTGTGTACGAAAGAAGGGGCGTCGCTTTTGATTGGCGTAAGACAGCCAAACCTATCGACAACCCACCTCGCACAATGCCCAACGAGTTCTTCTTCTTGACCGAGCTGCATTTTGGGGGATGCGGATGTTACACCTCCAGTAATCGCTGGCGCTCATTCCAGGCAACAGCCATTGGAATCCGCTAA